GCCGCACCGACACGTTGACCGACATCAGCAGCTTCCGCTCTCCGAAGTTCCAGGTCTGTGCCTGGCAGCAGGCTTCCCGCAGGGCCCAGGCGCCCAGTTCCAGAATCAGCGGTCCCTCTTCGGCCAGGGGAATGAACTCGGCCGGAGAAATGGTGCCTAGCTGCGGGTGCCGCCAGCGCAACAGGGCTTCCACACCGACCAGACGGCGCTCAGGGAGGGAGAACTGCGGCTGGTAGTGCAGTTCGCATTCGCCGCGTTCCAGGGCGTGGCGCAGGTCCTCGCGCAGCTGCTGGCGGCGCAGTTCGGCCGCGCCGGTTTCAGGCTGGAAGCGTACCCAGCCGTTGTTGCCCTGCTGCTTGGCCTGCTGCAGCGCCAGGTCGGCGCACTGGTGCAGGTGCCCCAGGTCGTGTCCGTCCGGTGGAGCCACCGCGCAGCCCAGTGAGATGGCCGGCCGAATCACGAGGTGCCCGCTGACCAGCGGTTCAACCAGTGAGCGCAGCAGCCGCTGGGCCTCCTGCTCCAGCTGCTCTGGGCAGGACAGGTTGTCCAGATAAATCATGAACTCATCACCGCTCAGCCGTCCTACCAGGTCGCCGGGACGCAGCTCGGCCCTGAACCGCTGGGCAATTTCCTGCAGCAGGATGTCGCCCGCCGCATGCCCACGGGCGCCGTTGATGGACCTGAGGTGGCTGATGTGCGCCATGATGACTCCGCTGCAGGCGGCACGCAGGCGCTGACGTAGCCGCTCCTGCGTGCGGGTCCAGAACGCCGAGCGGTTGAGCAGTCCGGTCAGCGAATCGTGAGACGCCTGATAGGAGAGCCGCTCCTGCAGGGTTTGCAGCTCACGGTTGGCCTGCAGCAGTTCGCTGCTGCACTGCCCGTGCTGCGCTGCACGCTGCAGCAGCTCCACTTCGATTTGCTGCGAAACGGTGCGGCTGTGCAGCTGATGGCTGCGGGCGTGCAGCTGTTGACTCAGCTCAATGTGTCTGTGCAGGGCGCCGAGGGCAGCTGCATGGTCGCCGTTGAGCTGGTGCAGCTTGGCGCGGCTGCTTTCCAGGCCACAGTGCAGCTGCAGGTGATTCAGCTGCCTGGCAATCTGCCCGCCCTGCTCGAGCTGGGCGCTGGCCCATTCCAGTGCGCCACTGGCCAGGTACAGCTCGGCCAGGATCTGGTGCAAGAAGCCCTGTGCCTCGGCGTTTCCGGTCTGCTGGGCCTGAGCCAGGCCCGCTTCCGCGCAGGCCCGGCCTTCTTCAGGGCGGCCCAGCCGGTGCAGCAAGCTGGCTTCCAGATAGCTGAGCACGCACAGCAGCCACAGCATGCCATGCTGCTCCGCCAGTGCCCGCACCTCCGGCACCAACTCCAGCGCTTCCATGCGGCCCATGTGGAGCATGGCCCGCACGGTCCCAGTCATAGGGGTGGCGGCCTGCTCAGGCTGTTCGCTGTGGCGTGCCAGTTCGGCCGCCTGCCCGAAATTCTCCAGGGCGCGTTCGTGGTCGCCCAGTTCGATATAGATGGCAGCGGCGCTGCTCAGGGCGCGGCTGCGGGCCAGGGCGTCGTCCCCGGCCAGGGCCAGGCTGGCCCGGACATGGTCGAGTGCTTCTGGGAGCCGGCCCAGCCGCCAGCAGGCCATGCTCAGGGCGTTGTGGTTGCGGGCTTCCAGGGCCGTAAGCCTGTGCTGCTGTGCCAGTGCCTGCCCGTGTCCGGCCCACTCCAGGGCCGCCGGGTAGTTCCCCTGGAAAAAGGCGCCTTCTGCCATCAGGCAGAGGGCATGTGCCTCGGCCTGAATGTCGGCCTGCTGGCGTGCTTGCGTGAGCAGCGCAGTCAGCTCCAGCTCAGTCTGCTGTGGGCGATTGAGAATCTGGAGTTCCAGTCTCTGGATCTGCTCATCCATGCAGCCCAGTATGAAAACAAGCCCTCTCCTGTCGCTGACAGACGACAAATAGTAAAAAATGCACATTTCCAGACATTCCAGAATGCTTCGAGGCGATATTTTTCCGTTCTGGAAAGAAAACTCAGGCTGTGCGTGGCCTCTACTCTAGTCCGCGTTGCGCTTGAGTGGCGGCGTCACCAAGGGACTCTGGCGGTCCTGCTCGGCCGGGGCATGAGGAAACGGGGTGCCCTGGGCCAGCTCGACTTGTGCCGGATCGCCCTGCGCTGGATTGGCCTGTACCGCATTGCCCTGGACCAGCCGAATTTCCAGCGGCCCGTCGCCGAAGCTCATGCGGCGCTGCGGGTAGGGGATACTGATACCTGCCTCATCCATCGCAATCTTGATACGGCGGTTAAACTCGCGGCCCACGGCGTACTGGCTTTTGGGGCCGACCTTGAACAGGGCGCGCAGGGTAATCGCGTCGGTTCCCAGCGCGGTGACGCCCTGCACGTCCGGTTCGCTCAGAAAGTAGCTGTGCCAGTGCTCGTCGGCATACAGGTCGCGGCTGACCTGTTCCAGTACCCGGATGGCCTGGTCCACGTCGGCCTCGTAGGCCACGTCTACGGTAGCCACCACCCGCGCCCAGTCCTTGCTCTTGACGCTGATGGCGGTAATTTGGCCGTTTTGCATGATGTGCAGCGTGCCGCTGATGTCGCGCACCGAAGTGGTCCGCAGGTCGATGGCCTCTACCGTGCCCGAGACCGCGCCCAGGTTCAGGTCCACATCGTCGCCCACGCCGTACTGGTCCGACAGCAGAATAAAAAAGCCGTTGAAGATGTCCTTGATCAGGCTCTGTGCCCCGAAACTGACTGCCAGGCCCAGCACCGAGGCACTGGCCAGCAGGCTGGTGGCATTCACGCCGACGGTCTGCAGGACCGCAATCAGCGCCGTGAACAGCACCACGGCCTTGAGGGTGCTTTCCACCACTCCCTTGAGCGTCCGCACCCGCACCGTGCGGCGGTTGAATTCGTCGCTGGGCACGATGCGCCCGGCCGCTTCTCCAATCAGCGACCAGGCGACCAGGGACAGCGCCGCAATCAGCAGCAGCTGGCCGCCGGTGGCCTGGAGCGCATCCATCACCGATTTGCCTAGGTCAAACAGCGGGCTGGAAGTCAAGTAAAAGGCCTGAGTGCTGAGTCCCAGCAGCAGCAGCAGGCTGCTCAGCAGCAGCAGACCGTGCAGCACCGGGTAAAACCCCTGACTCATGCGGGGCCGCAGGAGCCGCAGCACGGTCAGTCCCAGGCGGTAGAGCGCCACGGTGACCAAAAGGCCCAGCCCGAACTTGAACCAGGCGGCCGGCTTGATAATCTGAAGCTGAAGTTCTTCCCACATGCTGTTCTGGTCCCCATCTTAGCTGCCCGCTCGGGTCCAGAGCCACCAAAAACCGGGCCAGCAGCCCGGTTCACCTCGGATGATGCAGGGACTCAGACCCAGCGCCACTCGCGCAGGTAAGCACCGAATTCGTCCAGCGCCTCGGTCAGCAGCGGCTGTTCCGGCAGGGCCGCCAGCAGCTCGGCGCGGTCAGCGGCCAGGTAGGCGGCCAGGCCAGCGGGAGTGTCCTGGCTCAGCAGGTCATCCACCGCCTCCAGGGCTTCCTCATAGCGGGCCTTGACCCAGGGGCGCTGGCGGGTCAGTTCGCCCACGAAGTCTTCCAGCGCATGAATCATCAGCGGTTCGCCCTGCACGATGTGGCCGGCACGGTAAGTAGGCAGCGTCATGCTCAGGCCTTCCAGCCGGGGAAGCCCTGAATGGCGACCAGGGTGGGGCGGGGGATGCGGCTGCCGGGCTTGGCCGCGAAGTTGGAGGTCAGCTTGTCCAGGCTCTCGGAGTCCTCGCCGGGGTGCTGGATGGACACGAACAGCGTCTTGCCGTCCGGGGACCAGGTGGGACCGGTCATCTCGGCCTCGACCGGGCCCACGGCGAAGCGGTAGGCCTTGCCGGCGTTGGGGCCTTCGGTGGGCATAAAGAACATGGCGTTGTTGCCGTGGAAGTCCTTGATGGGGTTGGTGCCCAGGTCGGAGTTGTCGGTGACCATCCACAGGTTGCCGTAGGGGTCGAACACCAGGTTGTCGGGGCTGGCGAAGCCGGCGCTGGGGCCGCCGTAGGCGAACACGTCCCACTTGAAGCTCGTGGCGGCGTGGTCGCTGCCTTCTTCGGTCAGGCGCACGATGTGGCCGAAGTAGTTGCCGTGCTTGGAGTTGTTGGTCAGGGCGATGTACACGTCACCGTTCAGCGGATGAATCTCGATATCCTCGGGGCGGTCCACCGGGGTGCCGCCCACGGCCAGCGCGGCGGCGCGGGCGTCGGCCAGCACTTCGGCCTGGCTGCTGAACAGCGGCTTGTCGTCCTTTTTGGCGTCCTGCAGCTTCTTGTTCTTGTCGTAATCCAGCAGCACCCAGGTGCCGTTGCCGAAGTTGGCCACGTACAGGTCGCCGTCTTCCAGCAGGTTGCGGTCAGCGGCGCGGTCGCCGCTGATGGGCTGGCGGCTCACGAACTTGTACACGCACGAATCCTGCATGTCGTCGCCCATGTAGCCCACGAAGCGGCCGTCGGCGGTGCGGCCGGGAGCCACGTTCTCATGGCGGAAGCGGCCCATGCCGGTGCGCTTCTTGGGGGTCCAGGCAGGGTCGAAGGGGTCAATTTCGGTCACCCAGCCCTGGTGCATGGCCTCGTAGCCGCTGCCTTCCCAGGCCTTGACATAGCCGTCCACGTTCTCTTCGCAGGTGAGCAGCGTGCCCCAGGGGGTCTGGCCGCCCGAGCAGTTGCCCACAGTGCCCTTGACCATCGTGGCGCCCTTCACGGCGTCGGTGCCGCGCACCGGGCCAGTCAGCTCGATATCGTACAGGCCGTCCACAGCGCGGTTCTTGGCGTCCTTGACCACTTTCCACTCGCCGCCCTGCTGGCGCACGCGCACCACGCTGACACCCATGGCGCGCTTTTCCTTTTCGATGTTGGCGGGGGTGCGCTCCTCGGTGCCCAGGAACAGCGAGTTCACGTACTCGTGGTTGATGGTGAGGTAGGCGTCGGTGCTGCTGTGGCCGCCTTCAAGCATGTCGGCAGGGAAGTAGCCGATAAAGTCGTGGTTGAAGCCGATGGTGCGGCCGTCCTGGGTGAACTCCTCGCCCCAGGGAGCCAGAATCTGGTAGCGGAAGCCGGGGGGCAGGGTCAGGTCGTCGGCGCGGGTGGGCTCAATAGGACGGAAGGGAGGGTAGGTGCGGGCATTCTCGCGGGGCGTCACGCCGATGGGGGCGCCGTTGTTGGCAGTGGTCACGCCGCTCTGCTGGGCCTGCGCGAAGCTCACCGGCAGGCTGGCAGCAGCAGCCGTCGCAGCGGCAGTCGTAATCGCGCTGCGGCGGCTGATGCGGGTGTCCAGCAGCTGGTGCCAGAACGAGCGCTTTTCAGGGGTCTGCTCAGGGGAATGAGACATGCGCTCAGATTGGGTGAGACTTGTCAGCCTGCGGTCAGCTCTGAAGCGCCTGACAGGGCGAAAATACCTTTGCCCCCGTCCTCACTGAACATGCTGGGCTGACCGCCCAGGTCCTGTTCTGGGTGCAGCGCTCCTGCTGTCTCCTCTTAGCGCAGCTCTGCTGCGGGCGGGAACAAGGCCGCCCAGCAGCACCTGGCCCGGCACTTTAGCGTAGCGTTTCCCACAGCAGATAGCCGTTCAGGCCGATAATCAATGTCGCTATCACCCAGCCCAGCCGGGTGACGGCAGGCCGGCTGACCAGCACTCCCATCACGTCCCGGCGGGCGGTGAACAGCAGCAGCGGCACCAGCGCGAACGGCACCCCGAAGCTGAGGATGACCTGCGACAGCACCAGCGTGCGGGTGGGGTCCAGCCCCAGTAGGATGACCACGAACGCCGGCAGCATGGTCACGGTGCGCCGCACCCAGAGCGGAATACTGAAATTCACGAACCCCTGCATGATGACCTGCCCGGCCATGGTGCCCACCACGGTGCTGCTCAGGCCACTGGCGAGCAGCGCCACGGCGAACGCCACCGAGGCCGCCGGGCCCAGCAGCGGCGTGAGGGTTCGGTAGGCCGTTTCCAGGTTGCCGGCGTCGGGAATGTTCTGCCCGTGAAAGGTGGCGGCGGCCACTGCCAGCATCGCCATGTTGATCACGCCGGCCAGGCCCATCGCCCCCATCACGTCGATGCGGTTAAGCCGTGCCAGGCGCAGTTTCTGCTCGTCTGTGGTGGCCTGAACCCGGCCCTGGGTCAGCGCCGAGTGCAGGTAGATGACATGCGGCATGACCGTCGCACCGATGATGCCCACCGCCAGGTACACGCTGTCCGGACCGGCGAAGCTGGGCACCAACCCCTGGCCGAGCGAGGCCAGCTGCGGGCGGGCCATCACGAACTGCACCAGGTACGCCAGCCCGATGACCAGCACGAAACCTCCGATCAGCAGCTCTGCGGGCCGCCGGCCCCGGCTCTGGAAGCCCAGAATCCACAGCGAAATGACCGCCGTGACGGCGGCACCCCACAGCAGCGGCAGGCCGGTCAGCAGGTGAATGGCCACTGCCGCCCCGATAAACTCGG
Above is a genomic segment from Deinococcus proteolyticus MRP containing:
- a CDS encoding EAL domain-containing protein, whose amino-acid sequence is MDEQIQRLELQILNRPQQTELELTALLTQARQQADIQAEAHALCLMAEGAFFQGNYPAALEWAGHGQALAQQHRLTALEARNHNALSMACWRLGRLPEALDHVRASLALAGDDALARSRALSSAAAIYIELGDHERALENFGQAAELARHSEQPEQAATPMTGTVRAMLHMGRMEALELVPEVRALAEQHGMLWLLCVLSYLEASLLHRLGRPEEGRACAEAGLAQAQQTGNAEAQGFLHQILAELYLASGALEWASAQLEQGGQIARQLNHLQLHCGLESSRAKLHQLNGDHAAALGALHRHIELSQQLHARSHQLHSRTVSQQIEVELLQRAAQHGQCSSELLQANRELQTLQERLSYQASHDSLTGLLNRSAFWTRTQERLRQRLRAACSGVIMAHISHLRSINGARGHAAGDILLQEIAQRFRAELRPGDLVGRLSGDEFMIYLDNLSCPEQLEQEAQRLLRSLVEPLVSGHLVIRPAISLGCAVAPPDGHDLGHLHQCADLALQQAKQQGNNGWVRFQPETGAAELRRQQLREDLRHALERGECELHYQPQFSLPERRLVGVEALLRWRHPQLGTISPAEFIPLAEEGPLILELGAWALREACCQAQTWNFGERKLLMSVNVSVRQFERPDFVPQVEAALAACGLPGGCLILELTETLLHQEAQVGAQTFNELHRLGVHIAIDDFGTGYSNIQLLRHLPFRQLKIDRSFVQDLADGAAGLASAQHFMKVMLNLAHGLGINVVAEGVETQAQFDLLTQLGCDKAQGFLLSPPLPAGELASTFL
- a CDS encoding Nramp family divalent metal transporter, producing the protein MSVSAEPSTSAGLSLSSAQPPDAQASAVLAGQSQKRGLARILPFIGPAVIASIAYMDPGNFATNIQGGADFGYRLLWVILAANLMAMLIQSLSARLGIATGKNLPELIRERWPRPLVWFYWVQAELVAIATDLAEFIGAAVAIHLLTGLPLLWGAAVTAVISLWILGFQSRGRRPAELLIGGFVLVIGLAYLVQFVMARPQLASLGQGLVPSFAGPDSVYLAVGIIGATVMPHVIYLHSALTQGRVQATTDEQKLRLARLNRIDVMGAMGLAGVINMAMLAVAAATFHGQNIPDAGNLETAYRTLTPLLGPAASVAFAVALLASGLSSTVVGTMAGQVIMQGFVNFSIPLWVRRTVTMLPAFVVILLGLDPTRTLVLSQVILSFGVPFALVPLLLFTARRDVMGVLVSRPAVTRLGWVIATLIIGLNGYLLWETLR
- a CDS encoding mechanosensitive ion channel family protein — translated: MWEELQLQIIKPAAWFKFGLGLLVTVALYRLGLTVLRLLRPRMSQGFYPVLHGLLLLSSLLLLLGLSTQAFYLTSSPLFDLGKSVMDALQATGGQLLLIAALSLVAWSLIGEAAGRIVPSDEFNRRTVRVRTLKGVVESTLKAVVLFTALIAVLQTVGVNATSLLASASVLGLAVSFGAQSLIKDIFNGFFILLSDQYGVGDDVDLNLGAVSGTVEAIDLRTTSVRDISGTLHIMQNGQITAISVKSKDWARVVATVDVAYEADVDQAIRVLEQVSRDLYADEHWHSYFLSEPDVQGVTALGTDAITLRALFKVGPKSQYAVGREFNRRIKIAMDEAGISIPYPQRRMSFGDGPLEIRLVQGNAVQANPAQGDPAQVELAQGTPFPHAPAEQDRQSPLVTPPLKRNAD
- a CDS encoding PhoX family protein, with the protein product MSHSPEQTPEKRSFWHQLLDTRISRRSAITTAAATAAAASLPVSFAQAQQSGVTTANNGAPIGVTPRENARTYPPFRPIEPTRADDLTLPPGFRYQILAPWGEEFTQDGRTIGFNHDFIGYFPADMLEGGHSSTDAYLTINHEYVNSLFLGTEERTPANIEKEKRAMGVSVVRVRQQGGEWKVVKDAKNRAVDGLYDIELTGPVRGTDAVKGATMVKGTVGNCSGGQTPWGTLLTCEENVDGYVKAWEGSGYEAMHQGWVTEIDPFDPAWTPKKRTGMGRFRHENVAPGRTADGRFVGYMGDDMQDSCVYKFVSRQPISGDRAADRNLLEDGDLYVANFGNGTWVLLDYDKNKKLQDAKKDDKPLFSSQAEVLADARAAALAVGGTPVDRPEDIEIHPLNGDVYIALTNNSKHGNYFGHIVRLTEEGSDHAATSFKWDVFAYGGPSAGFASPDNLVFDPYGNLWMVTDNSDLGTNPIKDFHGNNAMFFMPTEGPNAGKAYRFAVGPVEAEMTGPTWSPDGKTLFVSIQHPGEDSESLDKLTSNFAAKPGSRIPRPTLVAIQGFPGWKA